In Streptomyces sp. TS71-3, the following proteins share a genomic window:
- a CDS encoding acyl carrier protein produces the protein MHIRPTTARLAAAAVIVLATTAAGVLPAQALTAAGDPAIGDPPAEAYHITLTSDPASTDYGHRTVDLSGVLTRADGTPVANAPVSINESVNFETWNPWGDPIDPTERETRDLTPLTTDENGRFSVTGVQADRWDTKPSLFLKPLDEVEFFASYNPPEDPSDQDLVFDDLFVNTQPVASTLTYKVNKTKVHVGDTLKVTGKVSWPAGHGSVAGTRVFLRGYYENEYNAKTTADANGNFTVSLKVKDEWYEDFAIFSAPTDYYIKGAGADLPVTNLDGISGGSSSS, from the coding sequence GTGCACATACGCCCCACCACGGCCCGCCTCGCGGCGGCCGCCGTGATCGTCCTCGCCACCACCGCGGCCGGCGTGCTGCCCGCCCAGGCCCTCACCGCGGCGGGCGACCCCGCGATCGGGGATCCCCCCGCGGAGGCCTACCACATCACCCTGACCTCGGACCCGGCGTCGACCGACTACGGTCACCGCACGGTCGACCTCAGCGGCGTGCTGACGCGGGCCGACGGCACCCCGGTCGCGAACGCGCCGGTCTCGATCAACGAGAGCGTCAACTTCGAGACCTGGAACCCGTGGGGCGACCCGATCGACCCCACCGAGCGGGAGACCCGCGACCTCACCCCGCTCACCACGGACGAGAACGGCCGCTTCAGCGTCACCGGCGTCCAGGCGGACCGGTGGGACACCAAGCCCAGCCTCTTCCTGAAGCCGCTCGACGAGGTGGAGTTCTTCGCGAGCTACAACCCGCCGGAGGACCCCTCCGACCAGGACCTGGTCTTCGACGACCTCTTCGTCAACACGCAGCCGGTGGCCAGCACCCTCACGTACAAGGTCAACAAGACCAAGGTGCACGTGGGCGACACCCTCAAGGTGACCGGCAAGGTCAGCTGGCCCGCCGGGCACGGTTCGGTGGCCGGCACGCGGGTCTTCCTGCGCGGCTACTACGAGAACGAGTACAACGCCAAGACCACCGCTGACGCCAACGGCAACTTCACCGTCAGCCTCAAGGTCAAGGACGAGTGGTACGAGGACTTCGCGATCTTCTCGGCGCCCACCGACTACTACATCAAGGGCGCCGGCGCGGACCTGCCGGTGACGAACCTCGACGGCATCAGCGGCGGCTCGTCGAGCAGCTGA
- a CDS encoding glycoside hydrolase family 9 protein: MAGALTAGASAAPAAPAAPDTPTSPAAGAEEVVNGDFENGSTAPWWWTENNPASVVDGRLCADVPAGTANPWDAIIGQNDLPVAPGETYALTYTASATVPVTITTNVQQATDPYTQYFTSADQLTAEPKAFTQTFTAKADDDAAQLAFQIGGSDEAYTFCVDDISLTSGAETPPYDPDTGSPVRVNQVGYLPAGPKTGVFVTDADDPAAWSLKNAAGAEVASGTTTPRGVDASSGQKVQSFDFSGVTAPGDGYTVTIGDQTSEPFSIGAGVYSELRKDALQYFYVERSGTPIRGDLVGDAWARPAGHLNVAPNRGDNGVSCVATAPCSYTLNAAGGWYDAGDQGKYVVNGGIAASQLLSSFERTLTAPGASKGALGDGKLRVPERGNGVPDILDEARWELAFLLSMQVPKGQKLAGMAHHKLHDAQWTALPTQPTDDDQPRELHPPSTAATLNLAAAAAQGARLFRGYDRAFSDKLLTAARTAYAAAVAHPAVYAPATDSVGGGAYNDDNVTDEFYWAAAELYITTGTSTYRDAVLRSPLWGKGADIFPQGGFSWGSTAALGALDLATVPNGLTARQRAEVRGEVTAAADGYAADAAKAAYGMPYAPEGGHWVWGSNSQVLNNAVVLATAADLTGAAKYRNAVLGAVDYVLGENPMNQSYVTGFGERSTQNEHNRIYAHQLDSDLAHPIAGSMAGGPDSSLEDPKAEQKLAGCVGAMCYIDDIESYSTNEMAINWNAPLAWVASYVDDLGMR, translated from the coding sequence ATGGCCGGTGCGCTCACGGCCGGCGCCTCCGCCGCGCCCGCCGCGCCCGCCGCGCCCGACACGCCGACGTCGCCGGCCGCCGGTGCCGAGGAGGTCGTCAACGGCGACTTCGAGAACGGCTCCACCGCGCCCTGGTGGTGGACCGAGAACAACCCGGCCTCCGTCGTCGACGGCCGGCTCTGCGCCGATGTCCCGGCCGGCACCGCGAACCCGTGGGACGCCATCATCGGGCAGAACGACCTGCCGGTCGCCCCCGGCGAGACGTACGCGCTCACGTACACCGCGAGCGCCACCGTCCCGGTCACCATCACCACCAACGTCCAGCAGGCTACCGACCCGTACACCCAGTACTTCACCTCGGCGGACCAGCTCACCGCGGAGCCGAAGGCGTTCACGCAGACGTTCACGGCGAAGGCGGACGACGACGCGGCGCAGCTCGCGTTCCAGATCGGCGGGAGCGACGAGGCGTACACGTTCTGCGTGGACGACATATCGCTGACCAGCGGCGCCGAGACGCCCCCGTACGACCCGGACACCGGCTCCCCGGTCCGCGTCAACCAGGTCGGCTACCTGCCCGCCGGGCCCAAGACCGGCGTCTTCGTCACCGACGCGGACGACCCCGCCGCCTGGTCCCTGAAGAACGCCGCCGGCGCCGAGGTGGCGAGCGGGACGACCACGCCGCGGGGCGTGGACGCGTCCTCCGGCCAGAAGGTGCAGTCGTTCGACTTCAGCGGCGTCACCGCACCCGGCGACGGCTACACGGTGACGATCGGCGACCAGACGAGCGAGCCGTTCTCCATCGGCGCGGGCGTCTACAGCGAGCTGCGCAAGGACGCCCTCCAGTACTTCTACGTGGAGCGCAGCGGCACGCCGATACGGGGCGACCTGGTCGGCGACGCGTGGGCGCGGCCGGCGGGGCACCTGAACGTGGCGCCGAACCGCGGCGACAACGGCGTGAGCTGTGTCGCCACCGCCCCCTGCTCCTACACCCTGAACGCGGCCGGCGGCTGGTACGACGCCGGTGACCAGGGCAAGTACGTGGTGAACGGCGGCATCGCGGCGTCCCAGCTGCTGTCCAGCTTCGAGCGGACGCTGACCGCCCCGGGCGCGTCGAAGGGCGCGCTGGGCGACGGGAAGCTGCGCGTGCCCGAGCGGGGCAACGGCGTTCCGGACATCCTGGACGAGGCCCGCTGGGAGCTGGCGTTCCTGCTGTCGATGCAGGTGCCGAAGGGCCAGAAGCTGGCCGGCATGGCCCACCACAAGCTGCACGACGCCCAGTGGACCGCGCTGCCGACCCAGCCCACCGACGACGATCAGCCCCGCGAGCTGCACCCGCCGTCCACGGCGGCCACGCTGAACCTGGCGGCGGCGGCCGCGCAGGGCGCCCGGCTGTTCAGGGGGTACGACCGCGCGTTCTCGGACAAGCTGCTGACCGCGGCCCGCACCGCGTACGCCGCGGCGGTGGCCCACCCGGCGGTCTACGCCCCGGCAACCGACTCGGTCGGCGGCGGCGCGTACAACGACGACAACGTCACCGACGAGTTCTACTGGGCGGCGGCCGAGCTGTACATCACCACCGGCACGAGCACCTACCGTGACGCGGTGCTGCGCTCCCCGCTCTGGGGCAAGGGCGCGGACATCTTCCCGCAGGGCGGCTTCTCCTGGGGCTCCACCGCGGCGCTGGGCGCGCTCGACCTGGCGACGGTGCCGAACGGGCTCACCGCCCGCCAGCGCGCCGAGGTGCGCGGCGAGGTCACGGCCGCGGCCGACGGGTACGCGGCGGACGCCGCCAAAGCCGCGTACGGGATGCCGTACGCCCCCGAAGGCGGCCACTGGGTGTGGGGCTCCAACAGCCAGGTGCTCAACAACGCGGTGGTGCTCGCCACGGCCGCCGACCTGACCGGCGCGGCGAAGTACAGGAACGCCGTGCTGGGCGCCGTGGACTACGTCCTCGGCGAGAACCCGATGAACCAGTCGTACGTGACCGGTTTCGGAGAGCGCTCGACGCAGAACGAGCACAACCGCATCTACGCCCACCAGCTCGACTCCGACCTGGCCCACCCGATCGCCGGCTCGATGGCGGGCGGCCCGGACAGCTCGCTGGAGGACCCGAAGGCGGAGCAGAAGCTGGCGGGGTGCGTGGGGGCGATGTGCTACATCGACGACATCGAGTCGTACTCCACGAACGAGATGGCGATCAACTGGAACGCGCCGCTGGCCTGGGTGGCGTCGTATGTGGACGACCTGGGCATGCGGTAA
- a CDS encoding undecaprenyl-diphosphate phosphatase, with product MSAINMGQATILGIVEGITEFLPVSSTGHLKITEGLMNIPVDDKSVVAFTAVIQVGAIASVFVYFFKDIVRFGGALVRGVVNREERYHHDYKFAWWVIYATIPIVAVGLAAKPLIEGPLASLWVVAGSLVVGSGVMWAADQMGRHKRGEDDTSFKDAMLVGCSQILALLFPGFSRSGATMSTALILDLDRVAATRLSFFLGLPALTGAGLYELKDAVGGGAPVMPLVIGTAVSFVVAYASISWLLKFVAKHSFNAFVLYRIIIGVLLFGLLGMGVLDA from the coding sequence GTGAGCGCCATCAACATGGGCCAGGCCACGATCCTCGGGATCGTCGAAGGGATCACCGAGTTCCTTCCGGTCTCGTCCACCGGTCATTTGAAGATCACCGAAGGCCTGATGAACATCCCGGTCGACGACAAGTCCGTGGTGGCCTTCACGGCGGTGATCCAGGTCGGGGCCATCGCCTCCGTGTTCGTCTACTTCTTCAAGGACATCGTGCGGTTCGGGGGCGCGCTGGTCCGCGGGGTCGTCAACCGCGAGGAGCGGTACCACCACGACTACAAGTTCGCCTGGTGGGTGATCTACGCCACCATTCCGATCGTGGCCGTCGGCCTCGCCGCGAAACCGCTGATCGAGGGGCCGCTCGCCTCGCTCTGGGTGGTGGCCGGATCACTGGTCGTGGGCAGTGGCGTGATGTGGGCGGCCGACCAGATGGGGCGGCACAAGCGCGGTGAGGACGACACCTCGTTCAAGGACGCCATGCTGGTGGGCTGCTCGCAGATCCTCGCGCTGCTCTTCCCCGGCTTCTCCCGCTCCGGCGCCACCATGTCCACCGCGCTCATCCTCGACCTGGACCGGGTGGCCGCGACCCGCCTGTCGTTCTTCCTCGGCCTGCCCGCGCTCACCGGTGCCGGCCTCTACGAGCTGAAGGACGCGGTGGGCGGCGGGGCGCCCGTGATGCCGCTGGTGATCGGGACGGCCGTGTCGTTCGTCGTGGCCTACGCCTCCATCTCCTGGCTGCTGAAGTTCGTCGCCAAGCACTCCTTCAACGCCTTCGTGCTCTACCGCATCATCATCGGCGTGCTGCTCTTCGGCCTGCTGGGGATGGGCGTGCTGGACGCCTAG
- a CDS encoding tetratricopeptide repeat protein, with product MEILLLGPVELTVGGHVFELTSDKVRCLVAALALEVGRPISRDTLMERLWDGDPPQNKDLLYSHVSRARRQLREAAEAGWTTPAAPDAGGEGTNVPSRNVPTIDTRAHTYTLLAAPESVDWHRFRLRCEQARLTSAKGDDQGTVELLAQARALWRGEPLAGLPGVWPTRVRRMLRAEYLGAMVTSSAAALRLGHFETLVSELSELVEKNPSDEQLASYLMLACYGSDRHSEAVRLYQRLNQWLRSQHGAEPGAALARVYEGVVAGRPVRQMVHEMVPGASSGPSIISAQQRTPGSASTEGSVAPTRRSGLGTSASGDTGGGETARAVGAEQSPKGEETSRDSEAETPNVPRPKMLPRQTVLEGRQSELHQLTEVLRVTSGRRAPGRLATVSGMPGVGKTALAISAAAQLSGEFPSGELYVDLRGHDGSKDPLRPETALGILLRALGAPAESVPVDVDECAAMWRAMLASRRCVIVLDDAADAEQVTPMLPGESASAMVITSRRYLAGLADAHTLRLEALPQKTAIVLFRRLAGEERARDVGEAARIVRLCGYLPLAVELAAMRFRGRPTWELGTLTKLLSRSPGRLDELRDLGDQRGGVLRVFSMSYRSLGPDESRGFRLLSLHPGSGFSAEAAAALLDLSLPRAERLVEALLSSSLLQEVAANRYRFHDLLGEYASLLLHSEDSADERTRAMTRLTLFYIGAAQRADRLAYPHSTALSVGYDLPEVEQLPFEASVTAARAWFEAERQALLGSELHARTHGAQDRAALLGQYMASFLEAEGHWIEAKEVSAASAEYWRREDHSAALSRSLLALSASHAHLGEYAEAAGTADESLQLARDGGDKEAEVEALLAVWLVQWQIGEYRRSLPLLEAAYQLSRKSSDRWTSARIENNLALVKVHLGDSPSASEYFRKAIEGFREAGDGRRLGRALSNAGALSAANHNTGLAREMFEEAIPLLQASGSRQELASTHTSLADLLKESGDAVAAISLHRDALSSFRVLGDVKNQANTLNGMGESFGELGRFEEARECHEAALKIAHEIGALREETMAHRGLGYIDLRTGRLDVAGRNLRAAAMLAERTNDVGEYARVREVLADVYLALGRSSDALNLLERAGDSMTVDNPEEAQRLRLRAGAVRAARGE from the coding sequence ATGGAAATCCTGCTGCTCGGTCCGGTGGAGCTGACTGTGGGGGGCCACGTATTCGAACTGACTTCCGATAAGGTGCGTTGCCTCGTGGCTGCCCTGGCGTTGGAGGTCGGTCGGCCGATCTCCCGGGACACCTTGATGGAACGGCTCTGGGACGGCGATCCACCCCAGAACAAAGACCTCCTGTACTCCCATGTCTCCCGCGCCCGGCGGCAGTTACGCGAAGCGGCGGAAGCGGGATGGACCACACCAGCCGCGCCCGACGCTGGGGGAGAGGGCACCAACGTGCCCAGCAGGAACGTGCCGACCATCGACACCCGTGCGCATACCTACACGCTGCTGGCCGCGCCCGAATCCGTCGATTGGCACCGCTTCAGGCTACGGTGCGAGCAGGCACGGTTGACGTCGGCCAAAGGCGACGACCAGGGCACCGTCGAACTTCTCGCACAAGCACGGGCACTGTGGCGCGGTGAGCCGCTCGCCGGTCTGCCCGGGGTCTGGCCCACGCGGGTGCGCAGGATGCTGCGAGCGGAGTACCTGGGGGCGATGGTGACTTCAAGCGCTGCTGCACTGCGTCTCGGCCACTTCGAGACCCTCGTGTCGGAGCTATCCGAACTGGTTGAGAAGAACCCGTCGGATGAGCAACTCGCCAGTTATCTCATGCTCGCCTGCTACGGAAGTGATCGGCACAGCGAGGCCGTGCGCCTCTACCAACGCCTCAATCAGTGGCTGCGATCGCAGCATGGCGCCGAACCCGGTGCTGCTCTTGCCCGCGTCTACGAGGGTGTCGTCGCTGGGCGTCCGGTGCGGCAGATGGTGCACGAGATGGTTCCGGGAGCGTCTTCTGGGCCATCGATCATCTCGGCTCAACAGCGGACCCCGGGTTCGGCATCGACAGAGGGCTCAGTCGCCCCTACACGGAGGAGCGGGCTGGGCACGTCCGCATCCGGCGACACCGGCGGTGGTGAAACGGCAAGGGCGGTGGGCGCCGAGCAGTCACCGAAGGGAGAGGAAACATCGCGGGACAGCGAAGCAGAGACGCCGAATGTGCCCCGGCCCAAGATGCTGCCCCGGCAAACCGTTCTTGAAGGACGCCAGTCGGAACTGCACCAGCTCACCGAGGTCCTGCGCGTCACTTCCGGCAGGCGAGCGCCCGGGAGACTCGCGACGGTCTCCGGGATGCCGGGAGTGGGGAAGACGGCCTTGGCCATAAGCGCTGCGGCACAGCTGTCCGGAGAGTTCCCGTCGGGCGAACTGTACGTCGATCTCCGAGGCCACGACGGTTCAAAGGACCCGCTCAGGCCGGAGACCGCGCTCGGCATTCTGCTGCGTGCGCTCGGGGCCCCGGCCGAATCCGTTCCTGTGGACGTCGACGAGTGCGCTGCCATGTGGCGGGCCATGCTCGCTTCGCGTCGTTGCGTGATCGTCTTGGACGATGCGGCCGATGCGGAACAGGTAACGCCGATGCTGCCGGGGGAGTCGGCATCAGCCATGGTGATCACCAGCCGGCGATATCTGGCAGGGCTGGCGGATGCCCACACCTTGAGGTTGGAAGCGCTGCCGCAGAAGACCGCGATCGTGCTGTTCCGGCGACTGGCCGGGGAGGAACGGGCGCGAGATGTAGGAGAAGCTGCGCGTATTGTTCGTCTTTGTGGCTATCTTCCGTTAGCTGTCGAACTGGCCGCCATGCGGTTCCGCGGGCGTCCCACCTGGGAACTCGGCACTCTCACGAAACTCCTGTCGCGCAGTCCCGGTCGCCTGGACGAACTCCGCGACTTGGGCGACCAGAGGGGCGGCGTACTCCGCGTGTTCTCCATGTCCTACCGCTCCTTGGGCCCGGACGAGAGCCGTGGCTTCCGCCTGCTGAGCCTGCACCCCGGCTCCGGCTTCTCGGCCGAAGCGGCGGCGGCACTTCTGGATCTCTCGTTGCCGCGGGCGGAACGACTGGTGGAGGCTCTTCTGTCCAGCAGTCTCTTGCAGGAGGTGGCGGCCAACAGGTATCGGTTCCATGATCTTCTCGGCGAGTATGCCTCCTTGCTGCTCCATTCGGAGGACAGCGCGGACGAGCGCACCCGCGCCATGACCCGCTTGACGCTCTTCTATATCGGTGCAGCACAACGGGCCGACCGGTTGGCCTATCCGCACAGCACGGCACTTAGTGTCGGTTACGACCTTCCCGAGGTGGAGCAGTTGCCATTCGAGGCGTCAGTCACTGCCGCCAGAGCATGGTTCGAGGCAGAGCGTCAGGCTCTGCTCGGTTCCGAACTGCATGCTCGCACTCATGGCGCTCAAGATCGTGCTGCGTTGCTTGGTCAATACATGGCCTCCTTCCTCGAAGCCGAGGGGCATTGGATTGAGGCGAAGGAGGTTTCTGCCGCATCCGCGGAATACTGGCGGCGGGAGGATCACTCCGCCGCTTTGAGCCGCTCACTTCTTGCGTTGAGCGCGAGCCACGCACACCTGGGAGAGTACGCGGAAGCTGCCGGAACGGCTGACGAAAGCCTGCAGTTGGCACGTGATGGTGGTGACAAGGAAGCTGAAGTAGAGGCGCTGCTTGCCGTGTGGCTGGTGCAGTGGCAGATCGGTGAGTATCGCCGAAGTCTCCCACTGCTCGAGGCCGCTTACCAACTGAGTAGGAAATCGTCTGACAGGTGGACGAGTGCCAGAATTGAAAACAATCTGGCACTTGTGAAGGTGCATTTAGGGGATTCGCCAAGCGCTTCTGAGTACTTCCGAAAGGCTATTGAGGGATTCCGTGAGGCTGGTGACGGTCGGAGGCTCGGCAGGGCTTTAAGCAATGCCGGAGCGCTTTCTGCGGCCAATCACAATACCGGCTTGGCGCGTGAAATGTTCGAAGAGGCAATCCCTCTTCTTCAGGCGTCTGGCAGCAGGCAAGAGCTGGCTTCTACTCATACCAGTCTTGCCGATCTCCTCAAGGAATCCGGAGATGCAGTAGCGGCGATTTCGCTACACAGAGATGCCCTCAGTTCCTTTAGGGTGCTGGGTGATGTAAAGAACCAGGCGAACACATTGAACGGAATGGGTGAGTCGTTCGGTGAGCTCGGGAGGTTCGAGGAAGCACGCGAGTGCCACGAGGCTGCCCTTAAGATTGCTCATGAGATCGGGGCTTTGCGCGAGGAGACGATGGCGCATCGTGGGCTCGGATACATTGATCTTCGCACGGGTCGGCTGGACGTAGCCGGACGGAACCTCCGTGCCGCCGCCATGCTCGCGGAACGGACCAATGACGTTGGTGAATACGCTCGGGTGCGCGAGGTCCTTGCGGACGTGTATTTAGCGCTGGGCCGCTCCTCGGATGCGCTGAACTTACTTGAGCGGGCCGGCGACTCCATGACCGTGGACAACCCGGAGGAGGCGCAGCGGCTCCGCTTGCGCGCGGGAGCTGTACGCGCGGCACGGGGTGAGTAG
- a CDS encoding tetratricopeptide repeat protein, translated as MSTPSNTPPPSLSPAPHQLPPVLANFAGRTPDLGALDTMLGRKPGNAPLLLVVNGPPGVGKTTLVSAWLHTVAEEFPDGQMYADLRGHSAERPGQPAEILGQFLRALGAASVPAGASEQVSLWRSLTAGLRLAVMLDNAFSAAQVRPLLPGGPGNVTVVTSRNRLTGLGVDGARFHPLRVLGTGAGLELLASGIGAQRVAAEPAAARRVAELCGGLPLALCLAAARLAARPRQPVQSMADALARDAGPLAVLTVEGETAVRSALDLSYAAVSDGAARLYRRLGVLPTGTFDTRVCAAAGALPVDEAELLLDELIEANLLEDSGPGPDTCRFHDLVREHARERAAAEDGSGQTAAESIRRVCELHLATATAAEQLLTPEQLVLSRDYAYPTGEPAGFGGEAQALHWLDTQRQNLMACVRAAAEHGWYDTGWQLVDACWPLFLRLRPYDLWIEAHEIGLDCARRSRHREQREAERQMLNSGAIGLTAAGRTGTAIAWYEDALAAARAAGDTRDEGQALHGLGTCHHDAGRPEEAAAFLHRAIDTWQSCGYERGVGLSLIVLGEVLLGTRQPAEAIDRLTRAHGILTDVHDSHSTARALALRGRARVVAGDHEAGVRELDRALGVFSAAGTLYWQGRTLEMLGDSALERGDRAAALDHFQQAITRYETTGPTDARRVRERLSEVPGRE; from the coding sequence GTGTCAACGCCGTCGAACACTCCACCTCCGAGCCTCTCACCGGCACCTCACCAGCTTCCGCCCGTCCTGGCCAACTTCGCAGGCCGCACCCCCGACCTCGGCGCGCTCGACACGATGCTCGGGCGGAAGCCGGGAAACGCACCGCTACTGCTCGTCGTCAACGGGCCCCCGGGCGTCGGCAAGACGACCCTCGTCTCCGCGTGGCTGCACACCGTGGCGGAGGAGTTCCCGGACGGGCAGATGTACGCGGACCTGCGCGGTCACTCGGCCGAGCGGCCCGGGCAGCCGGCGGAGATCCTGGGGCAGTTCCTGCGGGCCCTGGGTGCCGCCTCCGTTCCCGCCGGAGCGAGCGAGCAGGTCTCCCTGTGGCGGTCCCTGACCGCCGGGCTGCGGCTCGCGGTCATGCTCGACAACGCCTTCAGCGCCGCTCAGGTCCGTCCGCTGCTGCCGGGCGGGCCGGGCAACGTCACCGTGGTCACCAGCAGGAACCGGCTCACGGGGCTGGGCGTGGACGGCGCGCGGTTCCACCCGCTGCGGGTGCTGGGCACCGGCGCGGGACTCGAACTCCTCGCCAGCGGCATCGGAGCGCAGCGCGTGGCGGCCGAGCCTGCGGCGGCACGGCGCGTGGCGGAGCTCTGCGGAGGGCTGCCGCTCGCCCTCTGCCTGGCCGCCGCCCGCCTCGCCGCCCGTCCCCGGCAGCCCGTCCAGAGCATGGCCGACGCCCTCGCCCGCGACGCGGGCCCGCTCGCCGTCCTCACCGTCGAAGGAGAAACCGCGGTGCGCAGCGCCCTCGACCTCTCGTACGCCGCCGTGAGCGACGGCGCCGCCCGCCTCTACCGCAGGCTGGGGGTGCTGCCCACAGGGACGTTCGACACCCGCGTCTGCGCGGCGGCCGGCGCGCTCCCCGTCGACGAGGCGGAGCTGCTCCTCGACGAGCTGATCGAGGCCAACCTCCTTGAGGACTCCGGACCGGGCCCCGACACCTGCCGCTTCCACGACCTCGTACGCGAGCACGCCCGCGAACGGGCCGCCGCCGAGGACGGGTCCGGGCAGACCGCCGCGGAGAGCATCCGGCGGGTCTGCGAGCTCCACCTCGCCACCGCCACCGCCGCCGAGCAGCTGCTCACCCCGGAACAGCTCGTCCTCTCCCGCGACTACGCGTACCCGACCGGCGAACCGGCCGGGTTCGGCGGCGAGGCCCAGGCCCTGCACTGGCTCGACACGCAGCGCCAGAACCTGATGGCCTGCGTCCGGGCCGCGGCGGAACACGGGTGGTACGACACCGGGTGGCAGCTCGTCGACGCGTGCTGGCCGCTGTTCCTGCGGCTGCGCCCCTACGACCTGTGGATCGAGGCCCACGAGATCGGCCTCGACTGCGCCCGCCGCTCCCGGCACCGCGAACAGCGCGAGGCCGAGCGGCAGATGCTGAACTCCGGCGCCATCGGCCTCACCGCCGCCGGCCGCACCGGCACCGCCATCGCCTGGTACGAGGACGCCCTCGCGGCGGCCCGCGCCGCCGGTGACACCCGGGACGAGGGCCAGGCCCTGCACGGCCTGGGCACCTGCCACCACGACGCCGGACGCCCCGAGGAGGCGGCCGCGTTCCTGCACCGCGCGATCGACACCTGGCAGAGCTGCGGATACGAGCGCGGAGTGGGCCTGTCCCTGATCGTGCTCGGTGAGGTGCTGCTCGGCACCCGGCAGCCGGCGGAGGCGATCGACCGCCTCACCCGCGCCCACGGCATCCTCACCGACGTCCACGACTCCCACAGCACCGCCCGCGCGCTCGCGCTGCGCGGCCGCGCGAGGGTGGTCGCCGGCGACCACGAGGCCGGGGTGCGCGAACTCGACCGGGCGTTGGGCGTGTTCAGTGCCGCGGGCACGCTCTACTGGCAGGGCAGGACGCTGGAGATGCTCGGCGACAGCGCCCTGGAACGGGGCGACCGGGCAGCCGCCCTGGACCACTTCCAGCAGGCCATCACCCGCTACGAGACCACGGGGCCGACGGACGCACGGCGCGTGCGGGAACGGTTGAGCGAGGTGCCGGGGCGGGAGTGA